One genomic segment of Rubeoparvulum massiliense includes these proteins:
- a CDS encoding TetR/AcrR family transcriptional regulator produces MARMIENPRQLIMEHAKEIMYKEGYKKLSMRNVAKSCKIALGTIYNYYPTKADLVTEMMEEYWIEYFHTLKQSTTQRLDLFSRLKQVYMELSKFLNTFKEVWLSADLYDTPESLKKSLEREDIYMEKLVRFVESILLEEEKSNPSFHLRFSSYEIATFIVANFITIIQMPFFKYESFEKLLKEVL; encoded by the coding sequence ATGGCTCGAATGATAGAGAATCCAAGGCAGTTGATCATGGAGCATGCAAAGGAGATTATGTATAAAGAGGGCTATAAAAAATTGAGCATGCGTAATGTGGCCAAGTCCTGTAAGATTGCCCTTGGAACGATCTATAATTATTATCCCACGAAGGCTGATCTGGTTACAGAAATGATGGAGGAGTATTGGATCGAGTATTTTCACACCTTGAAGCAGTCCACAACACAACGTCTCGATCTATTTTCGAGGTTAAAGCAGGTCTATATGGAGTTGAGTAAATTTCTCAACACCTTTAAGGAGGTCTGGTTAAGCGCTGACCTCTATGACACTCCAGAATCCTTGAAAAAAAGTCTGGAACGGGAAGATATCTATATGGAAAAGCTGGTTCGTTTTGTGGAATCAATCCTTCTAGAGGAGGAGAAATCCAATCCATCATTCCATTTAAGATTCAGTTCCTATGAAATAGCAACCTTCATTGTTGCCAATTTTATCACTATCATTCAGATGCCATTTTTTAAATATGAGTCTTTTGAAAAGCTATTAAAAGAAGTGCTGTAA
- a CDS encoding DUF421 domain-containing protein: MGDFVEVILRSTAAFAVMMVIARILGKPTISQMTYHDFVAAITLGALTANITFNLKMNIWLLLTALLTFSGIAYLLMVLAIKSRLFRKWISGRPTMLIQEGKILEENMRKLKITLDTLNQELREKNIFNIEEVQYAVLEQNGKISVLRKPEFLPVIHKDLNIQSQSPQTFPIELIMDGEIITTNLQQNNLKKDWLMSQLKTRNLSLEKVSYAVISSNGQLFFDRYDDKIKHPIDQE, translated from the coding sequence TTGGGGGATTTCGTTGAAGTCATACTACGTTCCACCGCCGCTTTCGCAGTCATGATGGTCATCGCCCGTATTCTTGGTAAGCCCACCATTTCTCAAATGACCTATCATGATTTTGTTGCTGCCATCACCCTTGGTGCTCTAACTGCAAATATCACCTTTAACTTAAAAATGAACATTTGGCTATTGCTCACTGCCCTTCTTACCTTCAGTGGAATCGCGTACTTATTAATGGTATTAGCCATCAAAAGCCGCCTCTTCCGCAAGTGGATCTCTGGACGTCCCACCATGCTCATTCAAGAAGGCAAAATTCTTGAAGAGAATATGCGTAAGCTAAAAATTACTTTAGATACCTTGAATCAAGAGCTGCGGGAAAAAAACATCTTTAACATCGAGGAAGTGCAATATGCTGTCTTGGAACAGAACGGAAAGATCTCTGTGCTTCGAAAGCCAGAGTTTCTCCCTGTGATTCATAAGGATCTCAATATACAATCGCAATCCCCGCAGACCTTTCCTATAGAACTGATCATGGATGGTGAAATTATTACTACAAATTTACAGCAAAATAATCTAAAGAAGGATTGGCTAATGTCTCAGCTAAAAACACGAAATTTATCCTTGGAAAAGGTTAGTTACGCGGTGATTAGCTCCAATGGGCAGTTATTTTTTGACCGTTATGATGACAAGATCAAGCATCCTATCGATCAAGAATAA
- a CDS encoding acyl-CoA dehydrogenase family protein, with the protein MFSDQIVAMIRAASPDMEREGRLKQEVLDFIYEQQLFKLFVPEELGGRLCTLPEALQIFEQAAWIDSSFGWLVTVGAGGGFFTPFMEPAVSQVLLTPRDAVIAGSGFPAGIAQRVEGGYIVQGRWKYCSGSTYATLFTANCYVKAGLQDDTGQGKNTENTHAIRSFILKPSQVKIIQDWDAYGMKATGSHSIEVEACLIHEDHTFSIMEEPLAYPHLIYQFPFLQFSEASFTAVVIGMVRHFFDEARDLTEAGREGWSQSQLERYPAVWKQIKNEEKKLKKVIIAFSAGIDEAWTSFTKQKVLSNEEQLHFSHLCKATTRTAVQAVEAVFPYLGMSAVMEGTTLNRIWRDLHTASQHVFLAPYPV; encoded by the coding sequence ATGTTTTCAGACCAAATTGTAGCCATGATCAGAGCAGCATCCCCTGACATGGAGAGGGAAGGCAGACTTAAGCAAGAGGTTCTTGATTTTATCTATGAGCAACAATTATTTAAGCTCTTTGTTCCTGAGGAGTTAGGTGGTCGCCTCTGTACACTACCTGAAGCTTTGCAAATTTTTGAACAGGCTGCTTGGATCGATAGTAGCTTTGGCTGGTTGGTGACGGTGGGGGCTGGTGGCGGTTTTTTTACACCATTTATGGAACCAGCTGTGAGCCAAGTCTTGTTAACCCCACGGGATGCTGTGATTGCAGGCAGTGGTTTTCCAGCAGGGATTGCGCAGCGTGTTGAAGGAGGTTATATCGTACAGGGTCGCTGGAAATATTGTAGTGGCTCCACCTATGCCACCTTATTTACTGCCAATTGCTATGTGAAAGCAGGTTTACAGGATGATACGGGTCAGGGTAAGAATACCGAAAATACTCACGCCATTCGTTCCTTCATACTTAAACCGAGCCAAGTAAAGATCATTCAGGACTGGGATGCTTATGGAATGAAAGCCACTGGCAGTCATTCCATCGAAGTTGAAGCTTGTTTAATCCATGAGGATCATACCTTTTCAATAATGGAGGAGCCCTTAGCATACCCTCATTTGATCTATCAATTTCCCTTTCTTCAATTCTCTGAGGCTTCATTTACTGCAGTGGTCATCGGTATGGTCCGCCATTTCTTTGATGAAGCAAGAGACCTGACAGAAGCAGGAAGAGAGGGCTGGTCCCAATCGCAACTAGAGCGCTACCCTGCAGTATGGAAGCAGATTAAAAATGAAGAGAAGAAGCTAAAAAAAGTAATCATCGCCTTCTCTGCGGGGATTGATGAGGCCTGGACAAGCTTTACGAAGCAAAAAGTACTTTCTAATGAAGAGCAACTTCACTTCAGTCACTTATGTAAAGCAACCACGAGAACTGCTGTACAAGCGGTAGAAGCGGTTTTTCCCTACCTAGGAATGTCTGCGGTGATGGAAGGAACTACACTAAATCGAATCTGGCGTGATCTACATACAGCTTCTCAGCATGTCTTTTTGGCTCCCTATCCTGTTTAA
- a CDS encoding HsmA family protein, with translation MINMLYAIIFISSALLFYTIGVWSEKKQLELKRWHLIIFWIGLVFDTTGTFVMSTLTNGSFQFDFHGITGLLAILLMLGHVLWATYVLTKNDEAMKVKFHKFSLAVWSLWLIPYVSGMIYGIMSGVGA, from the coding sequence ATGATTAATATGTTATATGCAATAATCTTTATCTCCTCGGCATTATTGTTTTACACCATTGGTGTATGGAGTGAGAAAAAGCAATTAGAACTAAAAAGATGGCATTTAATTATTTTTTGGATTGGTCTAGTATTTGATACTACGGGTACTTTTGTGATGAGTACATTAACGAATGGGAGCTTTCAATTTGACTTCCATGGGATCACCGGCCTTCTTGCTATCTTGCTCATGTTAGGGCATGTACTGTGGGCCACCTATGTGTTGACGAAAAATGATGAAGCGATGAAGGTGAAGTTTCATAAATTTAGCTTAGCTGTCTGGTCACTCTGGTTAATTCCCTATGTATCTGGAATGATTTATGGAATAATGAGTGGAGTAGGGGCATAA
- the dcuC gene encoding C4-dicarboxylate transporter DcuC, with product MSNLYVIAGVIIIIATIYFLIKRVEARMILIAAGLLMALIAGNPMSAFDAFADRMVTGGLIQAILSVMGFAFVMKYTECDKHMVNLVAGGLKKMGLFLIPGAVIATFLINIALPSAAGTAAAVGAIFIPVMIGAGVNPAIAAAAVLAGTFGSMLNPGLSHNPFIAEIAGVQALDVISVHSTATIASGVIGAISLTIMAFIFKEHKGYKSEEEVDSTSGKVNILYALVPIIPVLILVLGSTKVPVLEMGVPQAMIIGALIALIVTRKSPTELTKAFFTGMGKAYGDIMGIIIAAAVFVGGMNAIGLVDAFINAMNNSPSIVNIAATFGPFLLGVISGSGDAAAFAFNEAVTPFAQQFGVDPINMGSIAALGGALGRTMSPICGATIVVAGIAKVNPMEVAKRNAPGMIIAAIVAMIILL from the coding sequence ATGAGTAATCTCTATGTAATCGCTGGAGTTATTATCATCATTGCCACCATCTACTTCTTGATTAAACGTGTTGAAGCACGGATGATCTTAATTGCAGCAGGTTTATTGATGGCGCTTATCGCAGGAAATCCAATGTCAGCTTTTGATGCATTTGCTGATCGGATGGTCACAGGTGGACTTATACAAGCTATTCTTTCCGTAATGGGTTTTGCATTTGTTATGAAATATACTGAATGTGACAAGCACATGGTCAACCTCGTTGCTGGTGGCTTGAAAAAGATGGGGCTTTTCTTGATTCCAGGTGCTGTCATTGCTACATTCTTAATTAATATTGCTTTACCAAGTGCAGCAGGTACTGCCGCTGCTGTAGGTGCAATTTTTATTCCAGTTATGATCGGTGCAGGTGTCAATCCAGCCATTGCTGCTGCAGCTGTACTAGCAGGAACTTTTGGTAGCATGCTTAATCCAGGTTTATCTCATAATCCTTTCATTGCCGAGATCGCTGGTGTCCAAGCATTAGATGTTATTAGTGTTCATTCTACAGCTACCATCGCTTCTGGTGTTATTGGTGCAATCTCTCTTACTATCATGGCATTTATCTTTAAAGAGCATAAAGGCTATAAATCTGAAGAAGAAGTAGATAGTACTTCAGGCAAAGTCAATATCTTGTATGCTTTAGTGCCAATTATTCCTGTCCTTATCCTTGTTCTTGGTTCTACCAAAGTACCAGTACTTGAAATGGGCGTACCTCAGGCCATGATCATCGGTGCTTTAATTGCCTTAATCGTTACAAGAAAGAGCCCAACAGAACTCACCAAAGCTTTCTTCACTGGAATGGGTAAAGCCTATGGCGATATTATGGGGATTATCATCGCAGCTGCTGTGTTTGTTGGTGGGATGAATGCCATCGGACTCGTTGACGCATTTATTAATGCCATGAATAACTCTCCATCCATCGTAAATATTGCCGCTACCTTCGGACCTTTCTTGCTTGGTGTTATCTCAGGTTCTGGAGACGCTGCGGCCTTTGCATTCAACGAAGCGGTTACACCATTCGCCCAACAATTTGGTGTAGATCCGATCAATATGGGAAGTATTGCTGCATTAGGTGGAGCACTCGGTCGTACCATGTCACCAATCTGCGGAGCTACCATCGTTGTTGCAGGTATTGCCAAGGTTAATCCAATGGAAGTAGCCAAACGGAATGCACCAGGTATGATCATTGCTGCCATTGTTGCGATGATCATCCTTCTGTAA
- a CDS encoding amidohydrolase, whose product MEDRMKEQLAHVEGKLVQYRRNFHQYPEPAWTEFRTTSKIIHYLQEWGYQIRFGADVIAEDAMMGVPSKEKLGQEMERAIAQGADPELVAQMAGGKTGLVAELDCGEGPVIALRFDIDSNDIQEALEEEHRPYREGFASKNAGAMHACGHDGHMSMGLGAAELLASMKDQLHGTIRFIFQPGEEGVRGARAMVEAGVVDDVDYIIGGHIGFKAAHTGDLICATGKFLATTKIDAEFTGVPAHAGAAPQEGKNALLAAATAALNLHAISRHGEGASRINVGVLHAGQGRNILPPNAVIKLETRGETSGIDQYMVNEAKRMIQAAAAMYDVKCDMQMVGGTSGGQSDLEVAKVLKAEAEKIPYFTNIIEYADFGAAEDYAHMMSTVQAHGGKGTYYMIGANRAAGHHDNHFDFDETALAVGVELVVRSVLQIAR is encoded by the coding sequence ATGGAAGATCGGATGAAAGAACAATTAGCACATGTTGAAGGAAAATTGGTTCAATATCGTCGTAATTTTCACCAATATCCTGAACCTGCATGGACAGAATTCCGTACCACTTCTAAGATTATTCATTACTTACAAGAATGGGGTTACCAAATTCGCTTCGGTGCTGATGTAATCGCTGAAGATGCCATGATGGGCGTACCATCAAAAGAAAAGCTAGGACAAGAGATGGAACGAGCCATTGCTCAAGGTGCAGATCCTGAATTAGTAGCCCAAATGGCTGGTGGTAAAACAGGTCTCGTCGCAGAATTAGATTGTGGAGAAGGTCCCGTCATCGCTCTCCGCTTCGATATTGACTCCAATGATATTCAAGAAGCACTGGAGGAAGAGCATCGTCCTTACCGTGAAGGATTTGCTTCGAAGAATGCTGGGGCAATGCATGCTTGTGGTCATGATGGTCATATGTCCATGGGATTGGGTGCTGCAGAATTGCTAGCTTCCATGAAGGATCAGCTCCATGGTACCATCCGCTTTATTTTCCAACCTGGTGAAGAAGGGGTACGTGGTGCCCGTGCCATGGTAGAAGCAGGCGTTGTTGATGATGTTGATTATATTATCGGTGGTCATATTGGCTTTAAGGCAGCTCATACTGGGGATTTAATCTGTGCAACGGGTAAATTCTTAGCAACGACGAAAATTGATGCTGAATTTACTGGTGTACCTGCCCATGCTGGAGCTGCTCCTCAAGAAGGTAAGAATGCCTTACTCGCAGCAGCTACAGCTGCTCTGAACTTGCATGCGATTTCTCGCCATGGCGAAGGCGCATCCCGCATCAATGTTGGGGTATTGCATGCTGGACAAGGACGTAACATCCTTCCACCGAATGCTGTGATTAAGCTTGAAACACGCGGTGAAACAAGTGGAATTGACCAATATATGGTGAATGAAGCAAAGCGGATGATTCAAGCTGCTGCTGCTATGTATGATGTGAAGTGCGATATGCAAATGGTTGGTGGAACCAGTGGCGGCCAAAGCGACCTTGAGGTTGCTAAGGTCCTCAAAGCAGAAGCAGAGAAGATTCCATACTTCACCAATATCATTGAATATGCAGACTTTGGTGCTGCAGAGGACTATGCTCATATGATGAGCACCGTGCAAGCCCATGGTGGTAAAGGAACGTATTATATGATCGGAGCAAACCGCGCTGCAGGTCATCATGACAACCATTTTGATTTTGATGAAACAGCCTTAGCTGTAGGTGTAGAATTAGTGGTACGCTCTGTTCTACAAATCGCTCGCTAA
- a CDS encoding MBL fold metallo-hydrolase translates to MSEEQQKLGGVELRPDLFTLRTLLVNLCFIGEPRSSSWVLVDTGLFHYAERISKLAEERFSSPPQAIILTHGHFDHVGSVQSLLKRWDVPVYAHPMELPYLQGKASYPPADPSVGGGLLSLFSALFPNEGLNLGDQVRALPADGTIPYLPQWQWIHTPGHTPGHISLFREQDRIVIAGDAFLTVKQESALAVLNQEKAIHGPPKYFTINWTEAMRSLQRIADLKPDLAITGHGHPMEGEELRLGLESLINHFSVEAIPE, encoded by the coding sequence ATGTCAGAGGAACAACAAAAATTAGGTGGGGTGGAGCTTCGACCAGATCTTTTTACGCTTCGTACGCTACTTGTGAATCTTTGTTTCATAGGTGAGCCGAGGAGCTCATCTTGGGTTCTCGTCGATACGGGCCTCTTTCACTATGCAGAGAGGATAAGTAAGCTGGCTGAGGAACGCTTCTCTTCACCCCCTCAAGCCATCATCCTTACCCATGGTCATTTCGATCATGTAGGATCGGTTCAATCATTATTGAAGCGCTGGGATGTTCCTGTCTATGCACATCCCATGGAACTCCCCTATTTACAAGGTAAAGCCAGCTATCCCCCTGCTGATCCTTCCGTTGGCGGAGGCTTGCTATCACTATTCTCAGCCCTCTTTCCCAATGAAGGCTTAAACCTAGGGGATCAAGTTCGAGCTCTACCTGCTGATGGGACGATCCCTTACCTTCCTCAGTGGCAGTGGATTCATACACCTGGTCATACTCCGGGTCACATCTCCCTCTTCCGTGAACAGGATCGAATCGTCATCGCAGGAGATGCTTTTCTCACAGTGAAACAGGAGTCTGCTCTCGCTGTCCTCAACCAAGAAAAAGCGATCCATGGGCCCCCCAAGTATTTCACGATCAATTGGACTGAAGCGATGAGATCGCTACAACGAATTGCTGACTTAAAGCCAGATCTAGCTATAACTGGACACGGTCACCCCATGGAAGGTGAAGAATTGCGATTAGGTCTTGAAAGCTTAATTAATCACTTTTCAGTAGAAGCGATACCTGAGTAA
- a CDS encoding 3'-5' exoribonuclease YhaM family protein, translating into MQTIGEFVTGEQITGFFLIKSVEVKETTTKKRFLDFALVDRTGEVNAKLWEASSLDEETFFANMLVKVQGQVREWNGQPQLNIDRIRLSKPEDGVHITDFVPSAPEDPAQMLALIKDYIRKIEHPDIAGIVATLLSENAEKLPYYPAAMQNHHAIRSGWLYHITTMLMSAEKIAEVYPFLNTDYLYAGVILHDLYKLEEMEANELGVVSDYTIPGQLLGHLVMGVKNIDRVARELSADEEVSLLLQHLVISHHYKGEWGSPKAPMIPEGEVLHYLDMMDAAMFDMKKALENTNRGEMSGKVWTLGRKIYRRKND; encoded by the coding sequence ATGCAAACCATTGGAGAATTTGTTACAGGTGAGCAGATCACCGGTTTCTTTTTAATTAAAAGTGTAGAAGTGAAGGAGACTACCACAAAGAAAAGATTCTTAGATTTTGCGCTAGTGGATCGAACAGGGGAGGTCAATGCCAAGCTATGGGAGGCTTCTTCCCTGGATGAGGAGACCTTCTTTGCTAATATGCTCGTCAAGGTGCAAGGGCAGGTACGAGAGTGGAATGGTCAACCTCAGCTCAATATCGATCGGATCCGTTTATCTAAGCCAGAAGATGGTGTACATATTACTGATTTTGTCCCATCAGCCCCAGAAGATCCAGCCCAAATGCTGGCTTTGATCAAGGATTATATCAGAAAAATTGAGCATCCAGATATTGCGGGAATCGTTGCCACATTACTAAGTGAGAATGCTGAGAAGCTACCTTATTATCCAGCAGCCATGCAGAATCATCATGCCATTCGCTCTGGTTGGCTCTATCATATTACCACAATGCTGATGAGCGCAGAGAAAATCGCTGAGGTCTATCCCTTTCTAAATACGGACTACCTCTATGCTGGCGTCATCCTGCATGATCTCTATAAATTAGAAGAGATGGAGGCCAATGAATTAGGGGTGGTCAGCGATTATACTATTCCTGGCCAGCTTCTAGGGCATTTGGTGATGGGTGTGAAAAATATCGATCGGGTTGCCCGAGAGCTCAGCGCTGATGAAGAGGTGAGTCTCTTGCTTCAGCATTTGGTCATCTCTCATCATTATAAGGGAGAATGGGGTTCACCAAAGGCTCCCATGATCCCAGAAGGGGAGGTACTCCACTACCTCGATATGATGGATGCTGCCATGTTTGATATGAAAAAGGCGTTGGAGAATACTAATCGAGGTGAGATGTCTGGGAAGGTCTGGACACTAGGACGGAAAATCTACCGACGGAAAAATGATTAG
- a CDS encoding M20 family metallo-hydrolase, with translation MNIEKDRIQNDLEQIAQFGKLPQGGVTRLALSDLDMKARTYFIEAMKQAKLDVRVDAVGNIYGRREGKKNLPPVLLGSHLDTVPEGGNYDGIVGVTSALEVIRTLNDAGIITERPIEIINFTAEESSRFRASTIGSKAVKGAITSEKMHKMVDKEEISFYQALQNAGYHPEQLDAVKLAPGAYHAFIEMHIEQGPVLERLDKKIGIVTAIAAPTRMHITIEGKADHSGNTPMNMRQDALAGACEIILAIEEIAKAKAGEHTVGTVGDVSVKPGAMNVIPGEVQLWVDIRDIALEDKKKAVQLLLEKLDEVAQQRGLKVKYEMLSDEVPVQLCPRIIQSIQAVTEKLNYPYHVMHSGAGHDAMNLVPITDVGMIFVPSQAGISHNIAEFTAIDDIALGANVLLHTVYQLSMEGE, from the coding sequence ATGAATATAGAGAAAGATCGAATTCAAAACGACCTAGAGCAGATTGCTCAATTTGGTAAACTCCCACAAGGCGGGGTTACCCGCCTTGCTTTATCAGACTTGGACATGAAGGCAAGGACCTACTTCATTGAGGCAATGAAGCAGGCAAAACTGGATGTAAGAGTTGATGCGGTAGGTAATATCTATGGGCGTCGTGAAGGGAAGAAAAATCTTCCACCTGTCTTGCTAGGCTCTCACTTAGATACCGTTCCAGAAGGTGGTAACTATGATGGGATCGTCGGCGTGACCAGCGCTCTTGAAGTGATACGAACCCTTAACGACGCAGGTATTATCACAGAAAGACCCATTGAGATCATCAATTTTACTGCAGAAGAATCCAGCCGCTTTCGTGCTAGTACTATCGGTAGTAAGGCAGTGAAAGGTGCAATTACTAGTGAAAAAATGCACAAAATGGTAGATAAAGAAGAAATCTCATTTTATCAAGCACTACAAAATGCTGGCTATCATCCAGAACAACTGGATGCAGTAAAGCTGGCTCCAGGAGCCTACCATGCATTTATTGAAATGCATATCGAACAAGGTCCAGTATTAGAGCGCCTTGATAAGAAGATTGGTATCGTTACAGCCATTGCTGCTCCAACTCGTATGCATATTACGATTGAGGGGAAGGCAGATCATTCGGGGAATACACCGATGAACATGCGCCAAGATGCATTAGCAGGAGCTTGTGAAATTATCCTTGCGATTGAAGAGATTGCAAAAGCCAAAGCAGGTGAACATACCGTTGGTACCGTAGGTGATGTGAGTGTGAAGCCTGGTGCGATGAATGTCATCCCTGGTGAAGTCCAATTATGGGTGGATATTCGTGATATTGCTCTTGAGGATAAGAAAAAAGCAGTCCAACTTCTCCTCGAGAAGCTAGACGAGGTTGCGCAGCAACGTGGGTTGAAAGTTAAATATGAAATGCTATCTGATGAGGTTCCTGTTCAGCTCTGTCCACGGATTATCCAGTCGATTCAAGCTGTCACGGAGAAATTAAATTATCCTTACCATGTGATGCATAGTGGTGCAGGTCATGATGCCATGAATCTGGTGCCAATCACCGATGTGGGAATGATCTTTGTTCCCAGTCAGGCAGGGATCAGCCATAATATTGCCGAGTTCACAGCGATTGATGATATTGCCTTAGGTGCCAATGTCTTGTTGCATACGGTATATCAGCTTTCAATGGAGGGTGAGTAA